One window from the genome of Fulvivirga lutea encodes:
- a CDS encoding mobile mystery protein B: protein MGLDFDYKDGQTPLDEEEKEGLKIKSITTQEELDEFEQLNIEKAVEWTIHTKLMPENILTEKFIKDLHKRMYSDVWKWAGEFRKTEKNIGIPWTQIGIELKNLLDDTKYWIENKTYSPEEIAIRFKHRIVSIHCFPNGNGRHSRLMADIIIESLFGEEIFSWHQSNMVKANETRKEYIDALKKADNGKVEPLIKFAKN, encoded by the coding sequence ATGGGATTAGATTTCGATTATAAAGATGGACAAACCCCATTAGACGAAGAAGAAAAGGAAGGACTTAAAATAAAGTCAATAACTACTCAAGAAGAATTGGATGAATTTGAGCAATTGAACATTGAAAAGGCAGTAGAATGGACTATTCACACAAAATTAATGCCTGAAAATATTCTCACCGAAAAGTTTATTAAAGACTTGCACAAAAGAATGTATAGTGATGTATGGAAATGGGCAGGTGAATTTAGAAAAACTGAAAAAAACATCGGGATTCCATGGACACAAATTGGAATTGAATTAAAGAATTTACTGGACGACACAAAGTATTGGATTGAAAATAAAACCTATTCTCCTGAAGAAATTGCTATTAGATTTAAACATCGAATAGTATCTATTCATTGTTTCCCCAATGGAAATGGAAGGCATTCAAGATTGATGGCGGATATAATTATTGAATCACTATTTGGTGAAGAAATATTCTCGTGGCATCAGTCAAATATGGTTAAAGCTAACGAAACAAGAAAAGAGTATATCGATGCCTTAAAAAAAGCTGACAACGGAAAAGTTGAACCATTAATTAAATTTGCAAAAAACTAA
- the ftsZ gene encoding cell division protein FtsZ, with product MEDNGYKFEIPKHHKSIIKVIGVGGGGSNAVNFMYSQGIKDVEFVVCNTDSQALKSSSVPAKIQIGVNLTEGLGAGANPEVGKNAALESKEDIRDLLGTDTKMVFITAGMGGGTGTGAAPVIAKIAKEMDILTVGIVTSPFGFEGKKKRAQAEEGIKALRENCDTVLVILNDKLREIHGNLSIGSAFGQADNVLTTAAKGIAEIITVAGYVNVDFQDVRTVMYNAGAAVMGSALTKGDNRARRAAEEALASPLLDNRDILGAQKILLSIISGDQAELQMDELTEITEYIQEQAGEDAEVIFGHGVDPSLEESIRVTVIATGFDRSYSHAEPISSPNNNNTQADERKVFDLEKPQQINMFETDNSVNNDNSSELTSRTTEEEEEDSFSARYSFAKPESRIEDDEDGDDGLFDELDDEFEIVGDDEGDQQINADGMMDVRSTKERLKKQAEERLNRLKGNNKAEMNTHEFKEKLDVPAFLRKDVKLSNVPHSSEPHVSKYNLNDDNQILGNNKFLHDNVD from the coding sequence ATGGAAGATAATGGATATAAATTCGAAATTCCCAAACACCATAAATCGATTATAAAGGTGATTGGTGTAGGTGGGGGCGGTAGCAATGCCGTAAACTTCATGTACAGCCAAGGCATTAAAGATGTTGAGTTTGTAGTATGTAACACCGATTCACAAGCATTAAAATCTAGCTCAGTACCTGCAAAAATTCAGATAGGGGTAAACCTTACGGAAGGTTTAGGTGCGGGTGCTAACCCTGAAGTTGGTAAAAATGCCGCTTTAGAGAGCAAAGAAGATATAAGAGACCTGTTAGGCACAGATACCAAAATGGTATTTATTACTGCCGGAATGGGTGGAGGTACAGGAACGGGTGCGGCTCCTGTTATTGCCAAAATTGCCAAAGAGATGGACATCCTTACTGTAGGGATTGTTACTTCTCCGTTTGGTTTTGAAGGTAAAAAGAAAAGAGCACAGGCCGAGGAAGGTATTAAAGCACTTCGTGAGAATTGCGATACCGTACTGGTAATATTAAACGACAAGCTGAGAGAAATCCATGGTAACCTCTCTATAGGAAGTGCGTTTGGCCAGGCCGATAATGTATTAACAACTGCTGCTAAAGGTATAGCAGAGATTATTACCGTTGCCGGATATGTGAACGTGGATTTCCAGGATGTGCGCACCGTAATGTACAATGCAGGTGCTGCCGTAATGGGTTCTGCACTTACTAAAGGCGACAATAGAGCACGCAGAGCAGCAGAAGAAGCCTTAGCTTCTCCATTGTTGGATAACAGAGACATTCTTGGAGCTCAGAAAATCTTGCTTTCGATTATCTCGGGAGATCAGGCAGAGCTACAGATGGATGAACTCACTGAAATTACCGAATACATTCAGGAGCAGGCAGGTGAAGATGCTGAGGTGATATTTGGCCACGGTGTAGACCCTAGCCTGGAAGAAAGCATTCGCGTAACGGTTATTGCTACGGGTTTTGACAGAAGCTATTCGCATGCTGAGCCTATTAGCTCACCAAATAATAATAACACACAGGCCGATGAGCGCAAGGTGTTTGACTTAGAAAAGCCACAGCAGATAAACATGTTTGAAACTGATAACTCAGTGAATAACGATAACAGCTCTGAGCTTACTTCTCGCACTACTGAAGAAGAGGAAGAAGATTCTTTCTCGGCACGCTACTCATTTGCCAAGCCAGAATCTAGAATAGAAGACGATGAAGATGGCGATGATGGTTTGTTTGATGAGCTGGACGATGAGTTTGAAATAGTAGGAGATGATGAAGGCGACCAGCAAATAAATGCAGATGGCATGATGGACGTGCGCAGCACGAAAGAGCGCCTTAAAAAGCAAGCTGAAGAACGTTTAAACCGATTAAAAGGAAACAACAAAGCGGAGATGAATACGCATGAGTTTAAGGAAAAATTAGATGTACCCGCATTTTTGCGCAAAGATGTGAAGCTATCTAACGTGCCCCACTCTAGCGAGCCGCATGTGAGTAAGTATAATTTAAATGACGATAATCAGATCTTGGGTAACAACAAGTTCTTACACGATAACGTGGACTAG
- a CDS encoding HepT-like ribonuclease domain-containing protein, which produces MSKRDNHLLILDMLESASRIMTYTEGLSYDEFINDQKTLDAVVRNFEILGEASNRVLPDFQIENPQIPWKQLKGYRNRLIHEYFGVDYQIVWEIIQSDLDHLIEELREIKNSGSN; this is translated from the coding sequence ATGTCTAAAAGAGATAACCACCTTCTTATCCTTGATATGCTCGAATCTGCATCAAGAATCATGACGTATACTGAAGGATTGAGTTATGATGAGTTTATTAATGATCAAAAAACGCTCGATGCGGTAGTTCGTAACTTTGAAATTTTAGGAGAGGCTTCTAATCGTGTTTTACCCGACTTTCAAATTGAAAACCCTCAAATTCCTTGGAAACAACTTAAAGGGTATAGAAATCGGTTAATTCATGAATATTTTGGTGTTGACTATCAAATTGTATGGGAAATCATCCAAAGCGATTTGGATCATTTAATAGAAGAATTAAGGGAAATTAAAAATTCTGGCTCTAACTGA
- the nhaA gene encoding Na+/H+ antiporter NhaA encodes MRSDPIDNILINPISRFINNSTSSGIVLFATAVIAMILANSPLKDAYHHFWEQTFSMGFNEYVVSKSLHHWINDGLMSIFFFVIGLELKKEIMMGELSKPKNAVLPICAGLGGMAIPALLYIAINSSGEASAGWGIPMATDIAFALGILYMLGDRIPVSLKVFLTVLAIVDDLGAVLVIALFYTSDISLMSLLYGGGFLVILVVSNLLGVRNTVFYGIVGIAGLWMAFLLSGVHATVAGVIAALTIPANVKIEDKKFVVKMNALTNDFEKSTPNNVSLLTYEQLHIVDRIRFYSKAALTPLQRLEHSMAPLVAFVVMPIFAIANAGITFSGDFSDNLFSNVSMGVILGLVLGKFIGIVAISKILVKLKLAVLPTGLQWRHIYGIGVLAGVGFTMSLFITDLAFVTLAPILQAKIGIFVASIISGTVGFLILRKA; translated from the coding sequence ATGAGATCAGACCCCATTGACAATATTTTAATAAACCCCATTAGCAGATTTATTAATAATTCAACGTCAAGTGGAATTGTATTATTTGCTACTGCCGTAATAGCCATGATTCTCGCTAATTCTCCTTTGAAGGATGCTTATCATCATTTTTGGGAGCAAACTTTTTCAATGGGATTTAACGAATATGTAGTGTCTAAATCTTTACACCATTGGATTAATGACGGGCTTATGTCCATTTTCTTTTTTGTGATTGGCTTAGAGCTTAAAAAGGAAATAATGATGGGCGAACTTTCAAAGCCTAAAAATGCTGTACTACCTATTTGTGCTGGCTTGGGCGGAATGGCAATCCCTGCACTATTGTACATAGCGATAAACTCATCTGGTGAGGCTTCTGCCGGATGGGGAATACCAATGGCCACTGACATTGCATTTGCACTAGGGATACTCTACATGTTAGGAGATAGAATTCCTGTATCGCTTAAAGTATTTTTAACGGTACTGGCCATTGTTGATGACCTCGGTGCAGTGTTGGTAATCGCCCTTTTCTATACCTCAGATATCTCCTTAATGAGCTTATTATATGGCGGTGGGTTTCTTGTTATTCTTGTGGTTTCTAATTTATTGGGTGTACGCAATACGGTTTTTTATGGAATAGTAGGAATTGCAGGCTTGTGGATGGCATTTTTACTTTCCGGAGTTCATGCCACTGTTGCGGGGGTAATTGCAGCACTTACCATTCCGGCAAACGTAAAAATCGAAGACAAAAAGTTTGTTGTGAAAATGAATGCCCTCACCAATGATTTTGAAAAGAGTACCCCTAACAATGTTAGTCTTCTAACATACGAACAGCTACACATCGTGGATAGAATAAGGTTTTATTCAAAAGCTGCGTTAACGCCCCTTCAGCGACTAGAGCACTCCATGGCACCATTGGTGGCTTTTGTAGTGATGCCTATTTTTGCTATTGCCAACGCAGGCATCACTTTTTCTGGAGATTTTTCCGATAACCTGTTTAGCAATGTTAGTATGGGGGTAATATTGGGCCTTGTACTAGGAAAATTTATTGGAATTGTTGCGATTTCAAAGATATTGGTCAAACTTAAATTAGCGGTGCTTCCCACCGGACTTCAATGGCGGCACATCTATGGAATAGGAGTACTTGCAGGTGTTGGGTTTACTATGTCCTTATTTATTACGGACCTTGCTTTTGTTACTTTAGCGCCTATTCTACAAGCAAAAATTGGAATTTTCGTAGCTTCCATAATCTCTGGCACCGTTGGTTTTTTGATACTACGTAAGGCCTAA
- the ftsA gene encoding cell division protein FtsA, with the protein MENDKIVVGLDIGTTKICAIVGRKNEFGKLEVLGMGKAESDGVIRGIVTNIDKTVNAIEKAVKEAEDQSGIDIRVVNVGIAGQHIKSSIHHGSITRNTNDDEITIEDINRLNNDMYRIVIPPGSEIIHVMPQDYTVDYEDGIKDPVGMSGVKLEADFHVITAQTNAINNINKCVKRAGLEIENLILEPLASSLAVLSDEEKEAGICLIDIGGGTTDIAIFHDNIIRHTAVIPFGGNIITSDIKQGCMVMQHQAELLKTKFGKAIGEEASPNEIVAIPGIRNRPPKEISIRNLANIIEARMEEIVELAHTEIITSGFENRLAGGIVITGGGSQLNSLKQLVEYMTGMDARIGYPNEHLGKSKVDSVKSPMYATSVGLVLSGFRALDNREDRYKEAKGGGKLTAKKREAGGDFFAKILNKTKGLLIDDLDGSKDY; encoded by the coding sequence ATGGAAAATGACAAAATCGTAGTCGGACTCGATATTGGAACCACAAAAATTTGCGCAATTGTGGGTCGCAAGAATGAGTTTGGCAAACTTGAAGTTTTGGGAATGGGTAAAGCTGAATCGGATGGTGTAATCCGGGGCATCGTTACCAACATTGACAAAACTGTGAATGCAATTGAAAAGGCCGTGAAAGAGGCTGAAGACCAATCGGGTATCGATATCCGGGTGGTAAACGTTGGAATCGCAGGCCAGCACATTAAAAGCTCAATTCATCATGGAAGCATTACGCGAAACACCAATGATGATGAGATTACCATTGAAGACATTAACCGTCTGAACAACGATATGTATCGTATCGTAATTCCACCGGGCAGCGAGATTATTCACGTGATGCCTCAGGATTATACGGTAGATTATGAAGACGGCATTAAAGACCCTGTAGGTATGAGTGGCGTTAAGCTGGAAGCTGACTTCCATGTGATTACCGCTCAAACCAACGCCATCAATAACATTAACAAATGTGTGAAGCGTGCAGGCTTAGAAATTGAAAATTTAATACTAGAGCCGCTAGCATCTAGCCTGGCAGTATTGAGTGACGAAGAAAAAGAAGCAGGCATCTGCCTGATTGATATTGGGGGTGGTACAACAGATATCGCTATTTTCCATGACAATATCATCCGCCATACGGCTGTAATACCTTTCGGAGGTAACATCATTACATCAGACATAAAGCAGGGTTGCATGGTAATGCAGCACCAGGCGGAATTGCTGAAAACGAAATTTGGTAAGGCCATTGGCGAAGAAGCGAGCCCTAACGAGATCGTGGCGATACCCGGTATTAGAAACAGGCCGCCAAAAGAAATTTCTATCCGCAACCTGGCCAATATCATTGAAGCCAGAATGGAAGAGATCGTGGAGCTCGCTCACACAGAAATTATTACTTCAGGGTTTGAGAACAGACTGGCTGGCGGTATAGTAATTACCGGTGGTGGTTCTCAGCTAAACAGCCTGAAGCAACTGGTAGAATACATGACAGGCATGGATGCGCGCATCGGGTACCCGAACGAGCATTTAGGCAAAAGTAAAGTGGATAGCGTGAAGAGCCCGATGTACGCAACATCAGTAGGGCTGGTACTTAGCGGATTCAGAGCTTTGGATAACAGAGAAGACAGATACAAAGAAGCTAAGGGAGGCGGTAAGTTAACTGCAAAGAAACGCGAAGCCGGAGGTGATTTTTTCGCGAAAATCTTAAATAAAACCAAAGGCCTTTTAATTGACGACTTAGATGGTAGTAAAGACTACTAA
- a CDS encoding mobile mystery protein A translates to MRNKRKLLVEQLDKKLQPFFESRKVLTPERGWINTIRTTLNMTMAQLGTKLTITRQGVKRIEESEANGRITLNSLRDAANAMDLKLVYALVPKNGTIDDLIQTKAEKLAQKIVLRTNQNMKLEDQGIGDEKMAKTIKELAEELKREMRKSLWD, encoded by the coding sequence ATGAGAAACAAGCGAAAACTTTTGGTTGAGCAGTTGGACAAGAAGCTACAACCATTCTTTGAATCAAGAAAGGTCCTGACCCCAGAGCGTGGATGGATAAATACAATTCGGACTACACTTAACATGACTATGGCCCAACTTGGTACCAAATTAACTATAACAAGACAAGGCGTAAAAAGAATTGAAGAAAGCGAAGCCAATGGACGAATAACACTCAATTCCTTAAGAGACGCAGCCAATGCAATGGACTTAAAATTAGTATATGCACTGGTGCCAAAAAATGGAACCATTGACGATCTAATACAAACTAAAGCAGAAAAGTTGGCTCAAAAGATAGTGTTACGCACTAATCAAAATATGAAATTAGAGGACCAAGGAATAGGAGATGAAAAGATGGCAAAAACAATAAAGGAGCTTGCTGAAGAACTAAAACGAGAGATGAGAAAGTCATTATGGGATTAG
- a CDS encoding PQQ-dependent sugar dehydrogenase, with the protein MKRLYIASTLLFIVLASCFSSDEDKSVSNSNALGINLPDGFKIEVFAEVDNARSLAVSPSGVVYVGNRASDKVYALRDTDGDWKADEKFVIASGLNMPNGVAFKDGALYVAEVSKIWKYPNIEADLNNPPKPQLITDDYPTEGHHGWKYIAFGPDGKLYVPVGAPCNICESDEIYASITRINPDGSNREIVAHGVRNTVGFDWHPDTNELWFTDNGRDRMGDEFPPCELNKISSNGQHFGYPYCHGGDIADPEFGSKRHCNDFVRPQYNFRAHTAPLGMTFYTGEMFPAEYKGDIFVAQHGSWNRSTKIGYRVMRVKVENNRAVDAEVFADGWLNDATQNQTGRPVDVLQMADGSLLLSDDYGNKVYRISYE; encoded by the coding sequence ATGAAACGGTTATATATCGCATCCACTTTATTGTTTATAGTGCTGGCATCATGTTTTTCCTCTGATGAGGATAAATCTGTGTCCAACTCCAATGCCCTGGGTATTAACTTACCTGATGGCTTTAAAATAGAAGTATTTGCCGAGGTTGATAATGCACGATCGCTGGCTGTTAGTCCTTCGGGGGTAGTGTATGTAGGCAACAGAGCAAGTGACAAAGTATATGCTTTGCGCGATACAGATGGCGACTGGAAAGCCGATGAGAAATTTGTAATCGCATCTGGCCTGAACATGCCTAACGGTGTGGCCTTTAAGGATGGAGCTTTGTACGTGGCTGAGGTGAGCAAAATATGGAAATACCCCAACATCGAAGCAGATTTAAACAACCCACCTAAGCCACAGTTAATTACTGACGATTATCCCACAGAAGGCCATCATGGCTGGAAATACATTGCCTTTGGTCCAGATGGTAAATTATATGTACCTGTGGGTGCACCTTGTAACATTTGTGAAAGCGATGAAATTTATGCGTCCATCACCCGAATAAATCCTGATGGTAGTAATCGAGAAATTGTAGCCCATGGCGTGCGTAACACCGTTGGTTTTGATTGGCACCCTGATACAAATGAATTATGGTTTACCGATAACGGACGAGATAGAATGGGTGACGAATTTCCACCCTGTGAACTCAATAAAATTTCAAGTAATGGCCAGCACTTTGGCTATCCTTATTGCCATGGTGGCGATATTGCTGACCCTGAATTCGGTTCGAAAAGGCATTGTAATGATTTTGTTCGCCCACAGTACAATTTTAGAGCGCACACAGCCCCACTCGGCATGACATTCTATACGGGCGAGATGTTCCCTGCCGAATACAAGGGCGATATTTTTGTGGCCCAGCATGGTTCGTGGAACCGTTCTACCAAAATTGGGTACCGTGTAATGCGAGTGAAAGTTGAAAATAACCGTGCAGTGGATGCAGAAGTGTTTGCCGATGGTTGGTTAAATGATGCTACCCAAAATCAAACAGGACGACCTGTAGATGTGCTACAAATGGCAGACGGCTCGTTACTCTTATCTGACGATTATGGGAATAAGGTTTATAGAATTAGCTATGAGTAA
- a CDS encoding energy transducer TonB, with protein MKRLSLTTAILFIIYLSSKAQEVKYFENFFHKESSEITPFKRTYEKIEDGIFVNQFEFDTLKLSASIKKISSYEQTDEFLKYFNNQFAEWNYKPYFDKISANIKVINDNDYVLNSIFKNNSNKYINVLTPDSINILKNGSGVMSYTLKLKSEVEEYKTVFKDSLLFSNLILRTSKNDTIHAKVDIKATPYEGLENFYKQFVQSMNYPFLKRLAGKESKIYIQFVVDENGQLTDFEALSRNFDRFEKKTINKLSKLPNWKPAIFDGKKVKSRFVLPVTFDLTH; from the coding sequence ATGAAAAGGTTGTCACTAACAACTGCTATTCTTTTTATAATATACCTGAGTAGTAAAGCCCAAGAGGTTAAATATTTTGAAAATTTCTTTCATAAAGAATCATCTGAAATCACACCATTCAAGAGAACTTATGAAAAAATAGAAGATGGGATTTTCGTTAATCAATTTGAATTTGATACTCTCAAATTATCGGCATCAATTAAGAAAATTAGCAGTTATGAGCAAACTGATGAATTTCTCAAATATTTTAATAATCAGTTTGCCGAATGGAACTATAAGCCATACTTCGATAAGATATCAGCAAATATTAAAGTGATTAACGATAATGACTATGTCTTAAACTCAATTTTTAAAAACAATTCGAATAAGTATATAAATGTTTTAACACCTGACAGTATTAATATTCTCAAAAATGGTTCAGGTGTAATGAGTTATACACTAAAGTTGAAGTCAGAAGTAGAAGAATATAAAACTGTATTTAAAGATTCGCTTCTCTTTTCGAATTTAATCTTGAGAACATCAAAAAATGATACGATTCATGCAAAAGTAGACATCAAAGCTACTCCTTATGAAGGCTTAGAGAATTTCTACAAGCAGTTTGTTCAATCCATGAACTATCCATTTTTGAAAAGGTTAGCTGGAAAAGAATCAAAAATTTACATTCAATTCGTTGTAGATGAAAACGGCCAATTGACTGACTTTGAAGCTTTATCACGAAACTTTGATCGCTTTGAAAAGAAGACTATTAACAAGCTGTCAAAACTACCCAATTGGAAGCCAGCAATATTTGATGGAAAAAAAGTTAAATCAAGGTTTGTATTGCCTGTAACTTTTGATTTAACTCACTAA
- the murC gene encoding UDP-N-acetylmuramate--L-alanine ligase, producing MKLDKYHNVYFIGIGGIGMSALARWFNHNGFAVSGYDRTPTSLTNKLIEEGIAIHFDDDVANIPDAVKQNKEESLIIITPAIPKHQKELNYFKDNGFELFKRSQVLGMISSEFHLVAVAGTHGKTTTSSMIAHLLKHAGRDITAFLGGIATNYESNYIANQNKDGKSIAVVEADEFDRSFLTLHPDVAVVTSADADHLDIYGDKTQLEDSFKAFIKQVKASGKLFINEKIAKELVSDDYNRSAHTYGINRGQFFASNITMCNGFFEFNYCDEQCNINNLMLGVPGFHNVENATVAIAVALDLGLSPEEVRAGIESYRGVKRRFEYIIKSEKIIFVDDYAHHPTEIESFLKSLKFMYPDKKVTAIFQPHLFTRTRDFVDGFAESLDLADEVILLDIYPAREEPIEGVTSKIIYDKMQTEKVLINKEELLNHLENENYEVIATIGAGDIDKLVEPIKEHLNEKYHA from the coding sequence TTGAAATTAGATAAATACCATAACGTCTATTTCATCGGTATCGGAGGTATCGGGATGAGTGCTTTGGCCAGATGGTTTAACCATAACGGCTTTGCAGTATCCGGCTACGACCGTACGCCTACTTCTTTAACCAACAAGCTTATTGAGGAAGGAATAGCTATTCATTTTGATGATGATGTAGCCAATATTCCTGATGCGGTAAAACAAAACAAAGAGGAGTCATTAATTATCATTACTCCAGCCATACCTAAGCATCAAAAAGAGCTAAATTATTTTAAAGATAATGGCTTTGAGCTGTTCAAGCGCTCGCAGGTGCTGGGCATGATTTCCTCAGAATTTCATTTGGTAGCAGTTGCGGGAACGCACGGAAAAACTACGACCTCTTCCATGATCGCCCACTTGCTGAAACATGCAGGCAGAGATATCACGGCATTTTTAGGAGGCATTGCTACCAATTATGAGTCTAACTACATCGCCAACCAAAACAAAGACGGTAAGTCTATTGCCGTGGTGGAAGCAGATGAGTTTGACAGATCGTTTTTAACGCTTCATCCGGATGTGGCAGTTGTTACTTCTGCTGATGCAGACCATCTGGATATCTATGGAGATAAAACACAATTAGAAGATTCTTTTAAGGCGTTTATCAAGCAGGTGAAAGCCTCTGGTAAACTCTTTATTAATGAAAAAATAGCCAAAGAATTAGTAAGTGATGATTATAATCGATCAGCACATACCTATGGCATAAACCGGGGGCAATTTTTTGCCAGCAATATTACCATGTGTAATGGTTTTTTTGAATTCAATTATTGTGATGAGCAGTGCAATATTAATAATCTTATGCTTGGCGTTCCCGGTTTTCATAATGTTGAAAATGCTACTGTAGCCATTGCTGTAGCCCTTGATTTAGGGCTGAGCCCAGAGGAAGTAAGGGCGGGCATTGAAAGCTACCGTGGTGTAAAAAGAAGATTTGAGTACATCATCAAATCAGAGAAAATAATTTTTGTGGATGACTATGCTCACCACCCAACGGAGATAGAGTCTTTTCTTAAATCACTCAAATTCATGTACCCTGATAAAAAGGTGACGGCCATATTTCAGCCGCACCTTTTTACCAGAACAAGAGATTTTGTAGACGGCTTTGCCGAAAGCCTTGACCTGGCTGATGAAGTGATATTACTGGATATCTATCCGGCAAGGGAAGAGCCTATTGAAGGGGTAACATCAAAAATTATTTACGACAAGATGCAAACGGAGAAGGTATTGATCAACAAAGAAGAGTTGCTCAACCACCTTGAAAATGAAAACTATGAAGTGATCGCCACCATCGGTGCGGGCGATATCGACAAACTGGTAGAACCGATTAAAGAACATTTAAACGAGAAATACCATGCTTAA
- a CDS encoding cell division protein FtsQ/DivIB, protein MLKKLKIGKGVKVAVVSILMLSLISFGSRKQEGEKCQDIIIKLTNQQNNFFIDENDIMRMMTKNGEEVLLGTHFKDIKLKEIEGRVKTQKFIKKAEIYKDLKGNLLVNAELRRPFARILEPGKANGYVALDGAILPTSTKYTSRAVILSGSYMKEMMQHDLTETEEGQKIYELLQFIYNDKFWSAQIAQIDISKDLYVTLYPQVTKQIVEFGKPEDVKQKFKKLKAFYKKVLPQKGWNTYSRINLEYKDQVIAE, encoded by the coding sequence ATGCTTAAAAAACTGAAAATAGGTAAAGGGGTGAAGGTTGCTGTGGTATCCATTTTGATGCTCTCCCTAATCAGCTTTGGTAGCAGAAAGCAAGAGGGCGAAAAGTGTCAGGATATTATTATCAAGCTCACGAATCAGCAAAACAACTTCTTTATAGATGAAAATGACATCATGCGAATGATGACAAAAAATGGTGAAGAAGTACTGCTGGGCACACATTTTAAAGACATCAAACTAAAAGAGATTGAAGGCCGAGTGAAAACTCAAAAGTTTATTAAAAAAGCCGAGATCTATAAAGACTTAAAAGGCAATCTGCTGGTAAACGCAGAGTTAAGAAGACCTTTTGCCAGAATACTGGAGCCTGGTAAGGCCAATGGTTATGTGGCATTGGACGGTGCGATTCTTCCAACATCTACAAAATACACATCGAGAGCTGTGATTTTAAGTGGAAGCTATATGAAAGAGATGATGCAGCACGATTTAACAGAAACGGAAGAGGGGCAGAAAATTTATGAGCTGCTACAATTTATCTATAACGATAAGTTTTGGAGCGCTCAGATAGCACAAATCGATATAAGCAAGGATTTGTATGTAACGCTTTACCCACAGGTAACAAAGCAGATTGTGGAGTTTGGGAAGCCTGAGGATGTGAAGCAGAAGTTTAAGAAGCTAAAGGCTTTTTACAAAAAGGTACTCCCTCAGAAGGGGTGGAATACCTACAGCAGAATTAACCTGGAATATAAAGATCAGGTGATAGCTGAATAA
- a CDS encoding nucleotidyltransferase family protein: MRSTAEILNQLKDLKVGLMKTYPIASMALFGSFARSEQTPESDIDILVELNGQVGSKFIDLAEELELSLGKKVDLVSKKGIKPHYFKSIQSDLIYV, from the coding sequence ATGCGTTCAACAGCGGAAATATTAAATCAGCTTAAAGACCTTAAGGTAGGTTTAATGAAAACTTACCCTATAGCTTCTATGGCTCTCTTTGGATCATTTGCTCGCTCTGAACAAACCCCAGAAAGTGATATAGATATTTTGGTTGAACTTAATGGCCAAGTGGGCTCAAAATTCATTGATTTAGCTGAGGAACTGGAATTGTCCTTAGGTAAAAAAGTTGATTTAGTCTCGAAAAAGGGTATCAAACCTCATTATTTTAAGTCAATACAGTCTGATCTGATCTATGTCTAA
- a CDS encoding DUF2200 domain-containing protein, giving the protein MKTTDVQNQRIAQMTFSSVYPHYVIKVENKGRTKQELHEVIEWLTGFSNKTLNQLIEEKVTFEKFFERASLNPNAKLITGVICGYRVEEIDNPLTQKVRYLDKLVDELAKGRKMEKVLRS; this is encoded by the coding sequence ATGAAAACAACAGATGTACAGAATCAACGTATAGCCCAAATGACTTTTTCATCGGTATACCCGCATTATGTTATTAAGGTGGAAAATAAAGGCCGCACAAAACAAGAGTTACATGAGGTAATTGAGTGGCTCACTGGTTTTAGTAATAAAACGCTCAATCAACTCATTGAAGAAAAAGTAACTTTTGAAAAGTTCTTTGAACGTGCATCGCTTAATCCGAATGCTAAACTCATTACCGGAGTAATTTGTGGTTATCGGGTGGAAGAAATAGATAATCCGCTAACTCAAAAAGTGCGTTACTTGGACAAGCTGGTAGATGAATTAGCCAAAGGCAGGAAGATGGAAAAGGTCTTGAGGTCTTAG